CCGAGATCTGGATCTCGCTGGCGCTGCCCGGTGTGGTGATCGCCCTCGTGATCGCGGTCCTCTCGCAGATCGTGACGCCGCTGCTCGGCTTCCGCGCCGCCGTGAATCCGCTGCTGGTGTTGGTCGGGATGCTCTTGGCCTGCACAGCCTTCGTCGCCCTTGCCTGGTGGACTGCGGCGTGGACCCGCAACGCAGAGGCAGCGCAGCTCACCAGCGCACCCGTGCTCCTGATCGGCATGGCGGGCCTGATCCGCGCCGTGTTGCCTGAAAAGGCGCAGGACTATGTGTTGGCCCTGCCAGGTGCGGCTCTGGACAAGCTGGTGCAAACGGCCTGGTTTGGTCTCGATGCAGAGGGTTCGCGCCTCTCCTTCTCGGACACGTTTGCCGCTGCTGGCCCATCGCTGGGTGTGTTGCTCGCCTGGACCCTGGCGGCGACCTGGCTGGCGAAGCGGTCGATGCATTGGGAGCCGCGCCCGTGAGTGATCAGCCGGAGAAGTCGGGAAGGATGGACGCCGTGCCTTCCTTCCCGCTTCCCCAGCTGCGCTGGGCATCGCGCAGTCCAGCCGAGCGGGTGTGGCTCTACACGGCGGTTTCTCTCTATCTGGTCTACCTCTTCTTCATGGTCCTGCTCGGACTTGTCGTCGTCGGCACGCTGCGCTCCGATGCCGACCTCGCCATCGCCATCGGATTGGCTCTGGCGCTCTCGGCTGGGGGGTTGTGGTCGCTCGATGACTTGATGCGTACGTCTGGGCGGGCGTGGCCGCGACTGCCCGCACTGATCCTTCTCGCAGTGGCGACGCTGGCGGCAGGCGCGTTCGTGGCGACACTGCCACGCGACCCAGCGTTCAACATGGTGATGCTGGTGGTCTGCGCGTGGTCCTGGTGGGTCGGCGCCGTCGCGGACCGACGCGCATGGTGGGCTCTCGCCTCGGCCAGCGCGGCACTTGGCTGGTGGGCCAGTCAGCAGGCGGATCGCACGGCGTACGCGGTCGGTGTCTCAATGTTCTTGATGTTCACCGTCAGCAGCTCGGTGTGGCTGATGAACCTGGTGCGCGAGTTGGAGGACGCCCGCGCCACCGCAGCCGCGCTCGCCGTCGCGGAGGAGAGATTGCGCTTCTCACGTGACGTCCACGATGTCATGGGCCGTCGCCTGTCCGAGATTGCCGTGCAGGCCGAACTCGCCACGGCGTACGTCACCCGTGGCGACCAACGGGCTGCAAGCTCGATCGCAGACGTGCGAGCAACCGCGCATGCTGCTCTGCGGGAGGCACGGGAGTTGGCTCGTGGTTATCGTCCAGTCGACTTGGCCCAAGAACTCCAAGGTGCGCGCGCTCTGCTCCAATCCGCTGGCATCACCACAGACGTCGATGTGGTGGGGATGCCTAAGCAATGGGCTGAACCGGCCGCCCGCGTGGTGCGTGAATGCGTCACCAACGTGCTTCGACACTCGCGCGCCGGATGGGTAAGGATTGCGTACGCCGATGGGGTGCTGACCATCGAAAACGACGGCGCGGGGACTGCAGCCCGCAAACCCAGCGGCAGCGGGTTGCGCGCCTTGCGCGACCTGGCGATCGAGCACGGTGGGACGCTGGAGACCACCCACGACGGCGACACTTTCACCGTCAAACTTCTGGTCGAGGAGGCTCGATGATCCGCGTGCTGCTCGTGGATGACGAAAACCTGATCCGTGGCGCGCTCGCGCAGATGCTCGATCTGGAGGACGACCTCGAGGTGGTTGCCCAGGCGGCTTCGGTGACCGACGGGTTGTCGCAGGCCCTGGACGTGCGGCCCGACGTCGCGGTGCTCGATCTGCAATTACCTGACGGCGACGGCATCAGTCTCGCCGAGCGGCTCGGGCGAGAATTGCCAAGTTGCCAATGCCTCATCGTGACCAGCCATGGTCGGCCGGGCTATCTCAAACGCGCGCTGGCCGTTGGGGTGAAGGGCTTCCTGCCCAAGACCACGTCGGCGGCGACGCTTTCGGAGGTCGTACGCAAGGTGCACGCCGGCGGACGGCACGTCGACCCCGATCTGGCCGCCGAGGCGATCGCTGCGGGGGACTCTCCGCTCACTCCACGCGAGGCCGATGCACTCGAAGCTGCCGCGGATGGTGCCCCGGTCGAGGAGATTGCGGCTCGAGTGCATCTCTCGGCCGGCACCGTGCGCAACTACCTTTCCAGCGCGGCTGCCAAGCTGGGAGCCGCCAACCGGCACGAGGCGGTCGCAACTGCTCGCCGGATGGGGTGGATCTGAGGCTGCGGGCTCGCCGGGGCCTGATCAGCGACCGCGATGCTGCGGCATCCCGGAGGCTCGCAAGCCGCCCGGGCCGTGCGAGTAGTGCACCCGCGTCTGGCGGTAGGCCGCGCTCCAGGTGCTCGGCGTCTTCTTCGGGCTTTCGGCCGATCCCGAGCCGAGCGCGCTGACCACCGCCACGATCGCGGCGATCTCTTCGTCGGTCGCGTTCGGGGTGATGATGCGGAGCCTCGGCTCCTCGGCTCCCTCGCTCACAGCGGGATGTTTCCGTGCTTCTTGGCCGGCAGCACGGCCCGCTTCGTACGCAGCATCCGCAGCGCCCGGACTACTTCTGGGCGGGTGTTGCGCGGGCTGATCACGCCGTCGATGTAGAGCCGCTCGGCGGCTTCGTACGGGTTGGCGAGCTTGGTGTCGTACTCGTCGATCAACTCCGCGCGCAGCGCCTCGGGGTCCTCGGCGCCCTTCAACTCGTGGCGATACAAGATGTTGACCGCACCTTGCGCACCCATCACCGCGATCTGCGCCGTGGGCCAGGCCAGGTTGATGTCGGCACCGAGGTGCTTGGAGCCCATCACGTCGTACGCCCCGCCGTACGCCTTGCGCGTGATGATCGTGACCAGCGGCACGGTGGCCTCGGAGTAGGCGTAGATCAACTTCGCGCCGCGGCGGATGATGCCGGTGTGTTCCTGAGCGACCCCGGGCAGGAAGCCGGGCACGTCGACGAAGGTCAGCACGGGCAGGTTGAACGCATCGCAGAAACGTACGAACCGCGCGGCCTTCTCGGACGCGTCGATGTCCAATGTGCCCGCGAACTGCATCGGCTGGTTGGCCACGACGCCGACCGGGCGACCCTCGACTCGGCCGAAGCCGGTGATGATGTTGGGCGCGAACAACTCCATCGACTCCAGGAACTCCTGGTCGTCGAGGACCGTGTTGATCACGTCGTGCATGTCGTACGGCTGGTTGGGCGAGTCCGGGATGATCGTGTCGAGCGCGTGGTCGAGGTCGGTCAACTCGAAGTCGGCTTGCTCGTCGTAGATGACCGGTTCGTCGAGGTTGTTCTGCGGTAGGTACGACAGCAGCGCGCGGACGTATTCGATCGCGTCCTCCTCGTCGGAGGCCATGTAGTGGCTGTTGCCCGACTTGGTCGAGTGCGCGCGCGCACCGCCGAGGTCCTCCATGGTGACGTCTTCGCCGGTGACCGTCTTGATCACGTCGGGTCCGGTGATGAACATCGCCGACGTCTGGTCGACCATCACGGTGAAGTCGGTGACCGCGGGGGAGTAGACGTGGCCGCCCGCGCAGTTGCCCATGATCATCGAGATCTGCGGGATCACCCCCGAGGCGTGCACGTTGCGCTTGAAGATCTCGCCATACAAGCCGAGCGAGACCACACCCTCCTGGATGCGAGCGCCCGCGCCCTCGTTGATGCCGATGATCGGCATCCCGGTCTTGATCGCCAGGTCCATGACCTTGCAGATCTTCTCGCCGTACACCTGGCCGAGCGAGCCGCCGAAGATCGAGAAGTCCTGGGAGAAGACCGCCACCTGGCGTCCGTCGATCTCACCGAAACCGGTGACGACGCCGTCGCCGTACGGGCGCTTCTTCTCCAGGCCGAAGTTGGTCGACCGGTGCCGGGCGAGCTCGTCGAGTTCGACGAAGGTGCCCTCGTCGAAGAGCATCTCGATCCGCTCACGCGCGGACTTGCGGCCCTTCTTGTGCTGCTTCTCGCGCGCCTGCTCGTCCATCATCCGGCGAGCCTCGTCGAGCATCTGCTCCTTTTGGGCCAGCCGGCCTGCGGTGGTGTGCAGGTCGATGTCGGATTCCGTGGTGGGCTCAGCAGTCACTCGTGGCTCCTAGCGGTGGTGGCGTGGCCCGGCTCGCCTGCGCCGGACGCATAGGCCAATCTAGTCGTGTGACGAGGCCCGCGGTTCAGCGCCCACCCCTTGATGCGTCGCAGCTGGCGGGGGTGGCGTCGTACGACGTGCGCATCTCGGCTCAGGACCCCTCCACCAACGCCACCGCAGCCGAGTTGGCACGCTCTGGAGAGCCCGCCGGTGTGGTCGTGGTCACCGAGCATCAGACGGCCGGACGCGGCCGACTGGACCGGGTTTGGGAGACGCCCGCACGCTCCGCGCTGACCTTCTCGGTGATCTTGCGTCCCGACCTGCCGCCGGCGTCGTGGCCCTGGCTCCCGCTGCTCAGCGGGGTCGCCGTCGTGTCGGCCCTGCGCGAGTTCGGCGTACGCGCGTCACTGAAGTGGCCCAACGACGTCCTCCTGGGCGACCGCAAGGTAGCCGGGCTGCTCGCCGAACGTGTCGAGACCGACACCGGGCCGGCAGCAGTGCTCGGGATCGGGATCAACGTCTCGACCGCGGCCGAGGAACTGCCCGTCGAGACGGCCACCTCCCTCGCGCTGGCCGGACACGACCTCGACCGCACCACACTCCTGATCCGCATCCTGACGGCGATCGCGCACGAGGCCGTACGCCTGCACGAGGGCCCCGAAGCGCTGGCGCGTGACTATCGCGAGCTGTGCCACACCCTCGGCAGACAGGTCCGGGTGGAACAGGCGGCCGGTCCGCTGGTCGGAGAGGCGATCGGCATCGACGACGACGGGGGTCTGATCGTGGCAGGCCCCGACGGACCGGTCACCGTGCATGCGGGGGACGTGGTGCACGTACGTGCCCAAAGCCACACGCAGTGAGAGGATCGTGTCGTGACCTTCCCAACGCGGCTCCTGAACGAGGGTGAGCACGTCGTCGTCCACACCCGCACCCACCCCAAGGCGCTGATCTTGCCGGTGTTCGGCGCAGTGGTCGTCGTGGCCCTGGCCATCCTGCTCGCCAGCGTGCTGCCCGAGGGGTTGTGGTGGGCCGCGGTGGCGGTTCTCGCCGGGGCGGCGGTGGTGTACGTCTTCGTGCTGCCTCTGATCCGTTGGCTGACCACGACCTACACCTTCACCAATCGTCGCTTCGTGAAGCGCTCGGGGTTCGTGGCCAAGGAAGGGCGCACCATCCCACTCAACCGGATCAGTGGGGTCGACTTCGAGATCGGCGTACTGGACCGGATGTTCGGTTGCGGGACGCTGGTCGTCTCCGACGCGAGCACCGACGGCCGGGTCGAACTCGACGACATCCCAGACGTGGAAGCCGTCCAGCTCAAGGTCTCCGAGCAACTGCACCAACTCAGCGGAGGCGGTCGTGGGGACGATGGAGCCTGAGGAACGTTCGGGATCTGCCCGGCTCGAAGAGACGATCCTGCACGGCGAGGCCGTCTATGACGCCGACCAGGTGTCGGCACAGACCGGGATCCCGCTCGACTTCGCCAAGCGGCTGTGGCGCGCGCTCGGCTTCCCCGAGCGCAACACCGAGATCGCCTTCAACGACGCCGACGTGGAGGCGCTGCGCTCGGTCGCACTGGGCGTCGATGTCGGCACCATCGACGCGGACCTCGCGGTCACCTTGACCCGTGCCCTCGGATCCACGATGGCGCGACTGGCGGACTGGCAGGTCGCGACGCTGATGTCGCGGCTGGAGGAGTTCGAGCGCACCGACCCCGCGGGAGAGAGCAGCCGTTGGGACGCCGCGTTGCAACTAGTGCAACGCCTCAACCCGCCCTTCGAGTTGTTGCTCGTCTACGCCTGGCGCCGACACCTGGCCGCCGCCGCGAGCCGGATCGAGGCGTTGGCCGCCAACGAGGCCGACTTGCAGACCGTCGAGTTGTCCGTCGGCTTCGCCGACATCGTGGCCTACACCGAACTGTCGAACGAGCTCGGCGCGATCCGCACCGGTGAACTCGTCGAGTTGTTCGAGTCGCGTTGCCACGACGTGGTCGCATCGGCCGACGGCAGGTTGATCAAGAGCATCGGCGACTCGGTGCTGTTCGTGAACTCCGATCCGGTGCGTGCCATCGAGACCGCCGAGGGGATCATCTCCGTGATCGGCCGCGACGCGCGGATGCCGGACGTACGCGTCGGGGTAGCGTCCGGCGCTGTCGTGATGCGCCTGGGCGACGTCTTCGGTGCGCCGGTGAATCTGGCGGCTCGTCTCACCACGGTGGCCAGACGCAACCGATTGATCATCGACGACGCCACGGCGGCCAAGCTGCCCGACGAACTTTTCGAGACCCGACGGCTCACCGAGCGTGCGGTGCGTGGCTTCGGGCTGGTCGAACCGGTGGTCGTACGCCGACGTTGAGCGACCCGAGGCGCGAAAACTGGGTGTAATTGGCAATCTGCACGGCACATTCGGGTTTTTTGGGTAAAGGAAAGATGAAAACCCTCCCGGTGTCCCACGACCGCACTTAGTTTAGATGAATGCATTCCGTCCAGAGCGTCCGGCTTGATCCCGTGGCCCGACGCGTGTGGGTTGATGATGTGGAGGTGGCGTTCTCCCGCAAGGAGTTCGATCTCCTCGAAGCGTTGATCAGCCGCCCGGGGGCGGTGGTGACGAGGCGGACCTTGATGGCCGAGGTGTGGAATTCGGACTTCTACTCCAGTTCCAAGACCATCGACGTGCATCTGGGCTGGGTGCGACGCAAGATCGGCGACAATCCGCGCGACCCGCATCTGATCACGACCCATCGCGGCGTCGGGCTGTGTTTCGAACCGGTCGACCCCCGCCGCCCGGCGGAGTGACCCAGCGCTCTCGCTAGCATCGCCTGCGTGTCGGACACCTCAGGCAACGTTGCCCGCTTGGCGATCATCGGCGGCGGTCAGTTGGCCCGGATGATGGCCGCGCCGGCCAACGCGATGGGACTCCCGCTGCGCCTGCTCGCGGAGGCCGAGGGCGTCAGCGCCGCGCAGGTGATCCCCGACCACCAGGTCGGCGACTATCGCGATCTCGCGTCCTTGCGCGCGATCACCCGGGGTTGTGACGTGGTGACGTTCGACCATGAGCATGTCCCGACCGAACACCTCCATGCGCTCGAGGGGGACGGGCTGGCCGTACGCCCCGGGCCTGAGGCTTTGGTCTATGCCCAGGACAAGGGGCTGATGCGTGAACGGCTGGCTGCACTCGACGTGCCCTGCCCGCGCAACGCGATCGTCACCGACGTTGCCGCGGTCGAGGAGTTCGGCCTGCCGTGCGTGCTGAAGACCACGCGCGGAGGGTACGACGGCAAGGGCGTGTGGTTCGTCTCCACGGCGGCCGACTGCGCCGAGGCATTCGAGGTCGCCGCACGCACGGGCGTACGCCTTCTTGCCGAGGAACGCGTCGACTTCACCCGCGAACTCTCCGCTCTCGTGGCGCGGGCGCCTAGCGGCCAGGCCGCTGCCTACCCGGTCGTGCAGACGACCCAGATCGACGGCATCTGCCGGGAAGTGATCGCCCCGGCGCCTGCGCTCGATGCCGATCTGGCCGCCCGCGCGCAACGGATCGCCCTCGACATCGCCGGTGCGCTGGGCGTGACCGGCATCCTGGCCGTCGAACTCTTCGAGACCCGTGACGGCCGGATCCTGGTCAACGAGTTGGCGATGCGCCCGCACAACACCGGGCACTGGTCCCAGGACGGCGCGGTGACCTCACAGTTCGAGAATCACCTGCGAGCGGTCTTGGACCTGCCACTCGGTGCCCCGACGGCACGAGCGCCGTGGACGGTGATGGTCAACATCCTGGGGGGCGAGGCGGAGACCGGCAGCCTGTGGGACGGCTATCCGCACGCGCTCGCGCGCGATCCCCGCCTGCGGGTGCACCTGTATGGCAAGGACCTGCGGCCGGGCCGCAAGGTCGGGCACGTCAATGCGTACGGCGACGACCTCGACGACTGTCTGGAGCGCGCGCGTCATGCAGCCGCCTGGTTCGCCGGTGAACTCGGCGAGGAGAGTGAGTGAGCAGATGAGGACGACTGACCCCGTGGTCGGCATCGTGATGGGTTCGGACTCGGACTGGCCGGTGATGCAGGCAGCTGCCGAAGCGTTGGAGGAGTTCGAGGTCGCCTATGAAGCCGACGTCGTCTCGGCGCACCGGATGCCCGACCGGATGCTGGCGTACGGTCGCGAGGCCGCGGATCGCGGGCTGCGGGCGATCATCGCGGGCGCCGGTGGTGCTGCTCACCTGCCGGGGATGTTGGCCGCGGTGACACCCCTGCCGGTGATCGGGGTGCCGGTGCCGCTCAAGCACCTCGACGGGATGGACTCCCTGCTCTCGATCGTGCAGATGCCCGCAGGGGTTCCCGTGGCCACCGTCTCGATCGGCAATGCGCGCAACGCCGGGTTGCTGGCCGTACGCATCCTGGCCGCGGCCGAGGCGGACCTGCGAGCCCGGATGGTCTCGTTCCAAGACGACCTGCGCCTGGCCGCGGAGGCCAAGGGCAGCGTCGTGCGCGGCGAGTGAGGTTCCGTAGGATCCGAGCATGAGTGACTTCCCGATGTATGCGCTGTCCGAGGAACACCAGGCGATCCGGGAGGCCGTTCGCGATCTGTGCGACGCCAAGGTCGCCCCCTACGCGGCCGTGGTGGACGAAGAGGCGCGCTACCCGCACGAAGCCGCGGCTGCCCTGTTGGCGGCCGACTTCCATGCTCCGCACGTGCCCGAGGAGTACGGCGGTGCCGGCGCGGACGCTCTGGCCACGTGCCTGGTGATCGAGGAGGTCGCGCGTGCCTGCGTGTCGTCCTCGCTGATCCCGGCGGTGAACAAACTCGGCTCGCTGCCCGTGCAGATCGCGGGATCGGAAGACCTCAAGAAGAAGTACCTCACCAAGCTCGCTGCCGGCGAGGGCGGTTTCTCGTACTGCCTCTCCGAGCCGGACGCCGGCTCGGACGCGGGCGGGATGAAGTGCACCGCCGTACGCGATGGCGACGACTGGGTCCTCAACGGCGTGAAGCGCTGGATCACCAACGCGGGGGAGTCGGAGTACTACACCGTGATGGCGGTGACCGACCCCGAGAAGAAGACTCGCGGCGGCATCAGCGCGTTCGTGGTCGAGAAATCCGACGACGGCGTCTCGTTCGGGGCGCCCGAGAAGAAGCTCGGCATCAAGGGCTCGCCGACCAAGGAGGTCTACCTCGACAACGTCCGGATCCCCGGTGACCGGATCATCGGCGAGGTCGGCTCTGGGTTCGCGACCGCGATGAAGACCCTCGACCACACCCGCGTCACCATCGCGGCCCAAGCCGTCGGTGTTGCTCAGGGCGCGCTGGACTACGCGCTCACGTACGCCCAGGAGCGTCAGCAGTTCGGCAAGTCGATCTCCGACTTCCAGGGCCTTCAGTTCCTGCTCGCCGACATGGGCATGAAGGTCGAGGCGGCACGGCAGTTGACGTACGCCGCTGCGGGACGCTCCGAGCGTGGCGACAAGGATCTGACGTTCTTCGGTGCTGCGGCCAAGTGCTTCGCCTCCGACACCGCCATGCAGGTGAGCGTCGACGCGGTCCAGGTGCTCGGCGGCTATGGCTACACCCGCGACTACCCGGTCGAGCGGATGATGCGGGATGCCAAGATCACCCAGATCTACGAAGGCACCAACCAGGTGCAGCGCATCGTGATGGCGCGCCAACTGCTCGCTGGGATTCAGTCGGAGATCTGACGCTCGCTGGCGTAGAGCCGGAAGAGGAAGTACGCCGCCACGGCACACAGCAGGTGCCACACCGCGTGCGCCTGGATCAGGGAGTGCGGGTCACACCAGCCGTGCTGGCCGAGGTTCCAGATCGCGAACGCCGTGAGCATCGAGCCGAGTGCCGCGAAGCCGTACGCCATGCGCCGCCGCGTCGCCCCGCGCCGCCAGCACAGCGTCTCGAAGACCACGGCCGCGATCAGCAGGGCGGCGAAGGCCAGGTTGCCGGCGTACTGCACGACCGGGATCGGCCGCGACCAGAGCCCGGCCACCTCGCACGCGGCGACACAGACGACGAAAGCAGCCGCGAACGCTGTCGGGCCGCGACGCGCCCAGCGAGCCCAGCCGTACGCGGCCGCGAATCCCGCCACCAGGTACATGCTCAGCATGTCGAGGTGTCCGCCCCACGCGCTCTGGGTGGCGTGCATGGCGGCCGAGGCCGGACCGAGCAGCACCACCACGCAGGCGTACGCCGTGGCGAGCGACCGGCTCAGCGTGCCCAGGAACTCGGGGCGTCCGGCCTGCCAGGCCGCCAGCAGCCCGGCGAGCACGAAGCCGACGTTGGACAGGGTGTTGGCGGGCTGCTTGATCAGGCCGTCGCGGGCGGCTTCACAGAAGACGGCGCCCCGGCCGACGTCCGGGCCCAGCCAGCCGTACGTCATCGCCAGCGCGAGCAGCCCGATCGAGAGTGACGCCGTGAGTCCCGCGGCGATCAGTGGACGGTGGTCGGGCATGATCAGAGCATGACAGTGGCAGGTCCTGGAGTGGTCGGCAACAGCGGTCGTTATGAGTTGTCCCGAACCTTGGGTCCACGCCCCGCCGACTTCGTGTTGGCCGGTGAGCCGCTGCCCCTGGCGGGGACCATGCGGGTCTACACCTGCGGCATCACGCCCTACGACGTCACCCACCTGGGACATGCGGCGACCTTCGCCTGGGCTGATCTGCTGCTCACCTTGGCACGTGCCGTCGACCTCAAGACCGTGAGTTGTCGCAACGTCACCGATGTCGACGACGTGCTTACCGAGGCGGCGGAGCGGCACAGCAGGCACTACGACGAGTTCGCGGTCACCCAGGAGTTCCTCTTCGACCGGGACATGCGCGATCTGTCCATCGCACGCCCGGATATCGCCCCACGCGCCCACACCCACGTCAACCAGGTCATCCAACTGACCGAAGCGCTGCTGCGACTCGGGCAGGCGTACGAAGTCGGTGGCACGGTGTTCTTCACCGCTCCCGCCTCCTTGTCGCACGGTGGCCTGGAGGAGGCTCAGGCGTTGGCGGCGCTGCGCGAATTCGGCGACGAGATCGAAGGGCGTCGCACGCCGTGGGACGTCGCCTTGTGGCGCCCGTCCGGCGAGGACCATCCGGCCTGGCCGAGCCCGTGGGGTTGGGGCCGCCCGGCCTGGCACGTCGAATGTGCCGCGATGGCCGCCACCGTCTTCGGCTCGGGAGTCGACGTGCTCGTCGGAGGCGCCGACCTGGCGTTCCCGCACCATGCCTATCAGGCCGCGATGGTAGAGGCGCTCAGCGGCGCCGCACCGTTCGCCCGGCGCCAGGTGCACGTCGGGACGGTGTGTGTGGACGGGGCGAAGATGGCCAAGTCCACCGGCAACCTGGTCCTGGTCCGCGACCTGCTCGCCCAGCACAGCGCGGCAGCCGTACGCCTGCTGCTGCTCGATCGCCGGTGGTCCGAGCCGTGGACCTATGAGGTC
This DNA window, taken from Nocardioides sp., encodes the following:
- a CDS encoding ABC transporter permease: MSTLDLSASARRVRGLTLTNTKVLLRNTLGVTYAFLVPLSCLGLLFIQDPDDGPAAGMSVVSTVLLMALLFPVYYNVLSAVVTRRDELVLKRLRTGEVRDAEIWISLALPGVVIALVIAVLSQIVTPLLGFRAAVNPLLVLVGMLLACTAFVALAWWTAAWTRNAEAAQLTSAPVLLIGMAGLIRAVLPEKAQDYVLALPGAALDKLVQTAWFGLDAEGSRLSFSDTFAAAGPSLGVLLAWTLAATWLAKRSMHWEPRP
- a CDS encoding histidine kinase — encoded protein: MPSFPLPQLRWASRSPAERVWLYTAVSLYLVYLFFMVLLGLVVVGTLRSDADLAIAIGLALALSAGGLWSLDDLMRTSGRAWPRLPALILLAVATLAAGAFVATLPRDPAFNMVMLVVCAWSWWVGAVADRRAWWALASASAALGWWASQQADRTAYAVGVSMFLMFTVSSSVWLMNLVRELEDARATAAALAVAEERLRFSRDVHDVMGRRLSEIAVQAELATAYVTRGDQRAASSIADVRATAHAALREARELARGYRPVDLAQELQGARALLQSAGITTDVDVVGMPKQWAEPAARVVRECVTNVLRHSRAGWVRIAYADGVLTIENDGAGTAARKPSGSGLRALRDLAIEHGGTLETTHDGDTFTVKLLVEEAR
- a CDS encoding response regulator transcription factor, giving the protein MIRVLLVDDENLIRGALAQMLDLEDDLEVVAQAASVTDGLSQALDVRPDVAVLDLQLPDGDGISLAERLGRELPSCQCLIVTSHGRPGYLKRALAVGVKGFLPKTTSAATLSEVVRKVHAGGRHVDPDLAAEAIAAGDSPLTPREADALEAAADGAPVEEIAARVHLSAGTVRNYLSSAAAKLGAANRHEAVATARRMGWI
- a CDS encoding acyl-CoA carboxylase subunit epsilon; translation: MSEGAEEPRLRIITPNATDEEIAAIVAVVSALGSGSAESPKKTPSTWSAAYRQTRVHYSHGPGGLRASGMPQHRGR
- a CDS encoding acyl-CoA carboxylase subunit beta, producing MLDEARRMMDEQAREKQHKKGRKSARERIEMLFDEGTFVELDELARHRSTNFGLEKKRPYGDGVVTGFGEIDGRQVAVFSQDFSIFGGSLGQVYGEKICKVMDLAIKTGMPIIGINEGAGARIQEGVVSLGLYGEIFKRNVHASGVIPQISMIMGNCAGGHVYSPAVTDFTVMVDQTSAMFITGPDVIKTVTGEDVTMEDLGGARAHSTKSGNSHYMASDEEDAIEYVRALLSYLPQNNLDEPVIYDEQADFELTDLDHALDTIIPDSPNQPYDMHDVINTVLDDQEFLESMELFAPNIITGFGRVEGRPVGVVANQPMQFAGTLDIDASEKAARFVRFCDAFNLPVLTFVDVPGFLPGVAQEHTGIIRRGAKLIYAYSEATVPLVTIITRKAYGGAYDVMGSKHLGADINLAWPTAQIAVMGAQGAVNILYRHELKGAEDPEALRAELIDEYDTKLANPYEAAERLYIDGVISPRNTRPEVVRALRMLRTKRAVLPAKKHGNIPL
- a CDS encoding biotin--[acetyl-CoA-carboxylase] ligase — translated: MTRPAVQRPPLDASQLAGVASYDVRISAQDPSTNATAAELARSGEPAGVVVVTEHQTAGRGRLDRVWETPARSALTFSVILRPDLPPASWPWLPLLSGVAVVSALREFGVRASLKWPNDVLLGDRKVAGLLAERVETDTGPAAVLGIGINVSTAAEELPVETATSLALAGHDLDRTTLLIRILTAIAHEAVRLHEGPEALARDYRELCHTLGRQVRVEQAAGPLVGEAIGIDDDGGLIVAGPDGPVTVHAGDVVHVRAQSHTQ
- a CDS encoding PH domain-containing protein, whose translation is MTFPTRLLNEGEHVVVHTRTHPKALILPVFGAVVVVALAILLASVLPEGLWWAAVAVLAGAAVVYVFVLPLIRWLTTTYTFTNRRFVKRSGFVAKEGRTIPLNRISGVDFEIGVLDRMFGCGTLVVSDASTDGRVELDDIPDVEAVQLKVSEQLHQLSGGGRGDDGA
- a CDS encoding adenylate/guanylate cyclase domain-containing protein, giving the protein MEPEERSGSARLEETILHGEAVYDADQVSAQTGIPLDFAKRLWRALGFPERNTEIAFNDADVEALRSVALGVDVGTIDADLAVTLTRALGSTMARLADWQVATLMSRLEEFERTDPAGESSRWDAALQLVQRLNPPFELLLVYAWRRHLAAAASRIEALAANEADLQTVELSVGFADIVAYTELSNELGAIRTGELVELFESRCHDVVASADGRLIKSIGDSVLFVNSDPVRAIETAEGIISVIGRDARMPDVRVGVASGAVVMRLGDVFGAPVNLAARLTTVARRNRLIIDDATAAKLPDELFETRRLTERAVRGFGLVEPVVVRRR
- a CDS encoding helix-turn-helix domain-containing protein, whose product is MAFSRKEFDLLEALISRPGAVVTRRTLMAEVWNSDFYSSSKTIDVHLGWVRRKIGDNPRDPHLITTHRGVGLCFEPVDPRRPAE
- a CDS encoding 5-(carboxyamino)imidazole ribonucleotide synthase is translated as MSDTSGNVARLAIIGGGQLARMMAAPANAMGLPLRLLAEAEGVSAAQVIPDHQVGDYRDLASLRAITRGCDVVTFDHEHVPTEHLHALEGDGLAVRPGPEALVYAQDKGLMRERLAALDVPCPRNAIVTDVAAVEEFGLPCVLKTTRGGYDGKGVWFVSTAADCAEAFEVAARTGVRLLAEERVDFTRELSALVARAPSGQAAAYPVVQTTQIDGICREVIAPAPALDADLAARAQRIALDIAGALGVTGILAVELFETRDGRILVNELAMRPHNTGHWSQDGAVTSQFENHLRAVLDLPLGAPTARAPWTVMVNILGGEAETGSLWDGYPHALARDPRLRVHLYGKDLRPGRKVGHVNAYGDDLDDCLERARHAAAWFAGELGEESE
- the purE gene encoding 5-(carboxyamino)imidazole ribonucleotide mutase, with translation MRTTDPVVGIVMGSDSDWPVMQAAAEALEEFEVAYEADVVSAHRMPDRMLAYGREAADRGLRAIIAGAGGAAHLPGMLAAVTPLPVIGVPVPLKHLDGMDSLLSIVQMPAGVPVATVSIGNARNAGLLAVRILAAAEADLRARMVSFQDDLRLAAEAKGSVVRGE
- a CDS encoding acyl-CoA dehydrogenase family protein; its protein translation is MSDFPMYALSEEHQAIREAVRDLCDAKVAPYAAVVDEEARYPHEAAAALLAADFHAPHVPEEYGGAGADALATCLVIEEVARACVSSSLIPAVNKLGSLPVQIAGSEDLKKKYLTKLAAGEGGFSYCLSEPDAGSDAGGMKCTAVRDGDDWVLNGVKRWITNAGESEYYTVMAVTDPEKKTRGGISAFVVEKSDDGVSFGAPEKKLGIKGSPTKEVYLDNVRIPGDRIIGEVGSGFATAMKTLDHTRVTIAAQAVGVAQGALDYALTYAQERQQFGKSISDFQGLQFLLADMGMKVEAARQLTYAAAGRSERGDKDLTFFGAAAKCFASDTAMQVSVDAVQVLGGYGYTRDYPVERMMRDAKITQIYEGTNQVQRIVMARQLLAGIQSEI
- a CDS encoding ceramidase domain-containing protein, which codes for MPDHRPLIAAGLTASLSIGLLALAMTYGWLGPDVGRGAVFCEAARDGLIKQPANTLSNVGFVLAGLLAAWQAGRPEFLGTLSRSLATAYACVVVLLGPASAAMHATQSAWGGHLDMLSMYLVAGFAAAYGWARWARRGPTAFAAAFVVCVAACEVAGLWSRPIPVVQYAGNLAFAALLIAAVVFETLCWRRGATRRRMAYGFAALGSMLTAFAIWNLGQHGWCDPHSLIQAHAVWHLLCAVAAYFLFRLYASERQISD